The DNA region AAGGAAATCCTATTAAGCCTGTATCAACAATAATTACAACTTTTAGTATGCTTTACATTGTTTATTTGCTTGGCATAGAAAATATTTATCGAACAATTCCTTTTTTAGTGTTTCTGTCATATTCGCTATTAGGGATATTTAATAGTGTCTATTGCTTAGTATTTGCAAAGCGCTAAATTTTCTTTGTAAATAAAAAAAGAAAACGTATGGAATACCATAACGTTTGCCAAATTAAAGGGGAGTTTATTTTAATGGTACATTTTTTTGACTTGATAATGTTGCCACTGCAGTTTTTAATTGTTTTTTTCACTTTGTATTATTTCACAATATCTTTCTTTGGAATGTTTAAAAAACAGGAAGAAAAAATAAAAACACCTAAAACTACTTTTGCGGTTATTGTAGCTGCACATAATGAAGAGACTGTTATTGGACAGTTGGTAGAAAATTTGCATGTGTTAAATTATCCAAATGAACTGTACGATATCTTTGTTATTGCTGATAATTGTAAAGATAATACAGCAAAAATAGCTTCAAGAGCAGGCGCTTTAGTTCATGAGCGGTTTAACGATCAAGAAAAAGGCAAGGGTTTTGCTATGGAGTGGATGTTTGATCGATTGTTTAAAATGGAGAAAAAATATGATGCTGTAGTTGTTTTCGATGCAGATAATTTAGTTCATCCAGATTTTTTAAAGGAAATGAATAATCGTTATCTCAAAGGTGAGAGAGTTATTCAAGGTTATTTAGATTCCAAAAATCCGAATGATACCTGGATAGCAGGGGTTTTTTCTATTTCTTTTTGGGTTGTAAATCACGTATGGCATTTAGCAAAATATAATCTTGGCCTGACAAGTGTTTTAGGCGGTACGGGTATGTGTATTTCTACTGAAGTTCTACGTGAACACGGTTGGGGTGCAACTTGTTTAACCGAGGATATGGAGTTTACCATGAAAGCTTTGCTTAAAGGAATTCCTACAACTTGGGCACATGATGCTATTGTGTATGATGAGAAACCTTTAACTTTTATTCAATCCTGGAAACAAAGAAAACGTTGGGCTCAAGGGCATTTTGACGTTGCGGGTCGTTACTTTTTTAAAATTTTAAAAGCGGGACTTTTAAAAAGAGATATTGTTTTATTAGATGCTTTAGTGCATTTATTCCAGCCGTATTTTCTTTTTATCTCAACAACATTTGTTTTATGTAGTTATATATATAACTTTATTCCTTTTTATACAAATGTTTTATATCAAATATTACCATGGGAAGTTTGGACTATCATTGCCGTTGGACAATATATTTTCCCAATGATTATTTTAGCTAAAATTCACGCTTCATTGCGTTCTTGGTTATATTTAGCCTTATACCCGCTATTTATTTATAGTTGGATTCCAATTACGGTATTAGGATTCATTCATCGACATGATCATGAATGGAGTCATACAGAGCATACACGTGGGATATCATATCAAGACGTGCTAATCCCCTCTTCTTCCGAAATTGGACCTAAACAAGTTGTATTTAGTAAAAAAGAAGTTTAGCAATTTATAAAAAAACGAGCCTTTTTGTAAAAACACAAATTACAAAATTAAAGGCTCGTTTTTAAATTAATTTAAGGAGTTCAAAATGCAAATTTATAACACTATTTTACAAACAGGAATTTTGCAAGGCTATAATTTACTTGTTATTGATTTAACGAATTGCAAATTAAGTAGAATAAAAAAACAAGATCTAAAAAATATGATAACTGCACGATTGCAATTGGAAACTTGCGCATTTTTTTTGATAAAACTAAACAAGCACAACTTAGAAGATAAATTTTGTTGCAAAAATCTAGAAATAATCAAAGAATATAATTACCACGTAGTTATAGAAACTGTTTATACAAATGTAGTAAATTTAGCGACTATTTTGCCTTATGCACAAACTTTAATAATGAGATTAAGTATTAATAATCAGGAACATTTTCATAAGGAATATCTGGAATATCATCGGTTGCTCTTCTTGTTAGAAACTAGAAATTCTAATTTAGAAATTGAACTCGATTTACCTTTAGAATTGCTAGAAGATAGAAGTTTTCTAACTTTTTTGGGGGAATGTCAGGAAAAAGTGTCAACACGTGTTTATGTACCTAGCTATACGAATGCAGTACAAGTTTTAAGTCGACTTTTTTTGAGAATTAGATTTTTACTTAAAGAGTTTTGATGGGTATATTTTGTGTATATCGCTTGCTTAAAATATCTTGGATATGGGCATATTTACTAGTAGTCTTGGGATCAACATGTCCCAATTCTTTTTGTACTACAATTAAATCATGTGTAGCTTGATATAACAGCGCACCAGTAGTATGCCGGAGTAGGTGACAAGAACGCCCACTATGATCGCCTTTCTCTTTTATTCCGGCACAAATAAACCAATAATCAATAACATCTCTAATAGCACAACGGCTAAGCCGTTTACCAGTATTATTATTACTTAGTGATGTGAATACAGGGGTTCCTAGAGTATCTTTTGCCTCACAACTAAGTTGACGTAAATCTAAATATGTTTTTAATAGATTTAAAACATCTTCTCGTGGTGCAATATAGCGATCTCGCCCCTTACCTTTTACTAACACTAAGCCTTTAGAAAAATCAATATCTTCACAGCTTAGTCGATGGGTTTCAACTGTGCGCAAACCTTGCAGACCCATAAGTGCGATTAGACTTTTAGCCCGTAAAAATTCTTCTTGTTCTTTCGCGATTTCACTATGCTCTGGAATTATATGAAAAAGATTCTCCAATTGCTCGACACTAATATATTTAGCTCCCTCAATATTAGCGGCTTTGCGTTGTTTCGGAGCTTTAACACCCAAAACAGGATTTTCTGGAATTATTTTTCGAGATAATGCAATTTCATAAAATCTTCTTAAAGCTGATAATTTTAAAGCTATAGTAGGGATTTCTAGTTTCAAACTTACTAGATAGTTACGATATTCAATTAAAATGTTTTTATCAACATTTAAAGGTTGCAACCCTTCGATCAAACACCATTCTAAATACTGACTAATATGTGAATAATATGTAATCAAAGTATCTTCCCGAGCAGATCCATCAGCTATATAACGTTTTAAATATGTTTTGTAGTTAGCAAGAAAATTTTCACGAACTAATAATTCTTGCTTAAAAATTTGTACTTCACGAGTTTCAATATTCATTTCCTTTTCTCCTTCATTTTTTCACAGGATAAAACATAAGCGCCTCTTTTATAGAGGCTTTTATAAGAGAAATTCAACTCCTTAGAATTCCCATTATGAGGAGTTAAATATATTATAAAACAGAACTCGATATTTTAGCAAGTTCTGTTTTATAATATATTTAACTTTAAAATTAAGTGGAATATATAATTTTTTTTGACCCGCATACACATTAGCGCTCCATATACCTGGTGTATTCATCGTATACGATGTGTACATAGATATTTAAAATAATTTACTTGTTTACATAACGTATACGGTGGTATACTAATGTAAAGACGACATGTAAGGAGATTTGAAATGCAAAAAAATGAAATTATAACTATCCGCACTAATAGTGATGTAAAAAAGATGGTGGAAGAAGCTAAATTAAACAGTGGCCAAACCGCAGGTGAGTGGTTAGAACAAGCTGTAATAGCTTGGGCTGAAAAGCACAATAATTCGGTTGAAGAAAAACCTCTCGACAGTATGCACATTTTGGCTGGACGAAAAGCAATTGCCGAAGTAAGTAAAGTTTTGGAAGCTTTAGAAATAGCAGGTAAACAAACCCTTGAACTTTGTAGGCAAGAAAATATTATTTGGCAAGCCAAATACCAAGAATTAGAAGAAGCGTTAGCTGCTAAAGAAATCGAAAAAGCAAATTTAATTACTGATTTGAATAACAAAGAAATCGAACAGAAAAAAGAATTTGCCGCACAAGCGAAGCTGATTACCAAACTCCAAGAAGAATTGCAAAATCAAAAAGCACAAAAAAGCGCCTTGCAAGAAGTCACCCAATGTTTGGAGCAAGAACGTTCTATAAGCCTAAGGCTACACAAAAGTAAAGAAGAGTTGGAAAAAAAATTCCAAGATATTGAGAGCAAGTATAATAAATTAGTGTTGGAAAATGAAAATCAGATAAACAATCTAGAAAAACTTCAAGAAAAAACTACTGTTCTTGAGCAAGAATTAAAAAAACTACAGCTCGATTTGAGTAATAAAGAACGCGAAAACATAACTTTAAACCTAAATAATAAATACCAGGAAAATACATTAGCACAATTACGTGCTAGTATTGATACTCAAAATTTGCAAATTAAAGATTTACAAGCAGAAAATTTTAATTTGATAACTAAAAAAAGTGAACTAATTGGCGAAATTACTAGTCTAAAAACACAATTAAATAAATCCTAACTCTCGAAAATACCGTACAACTGTATGGTATTTTTTATTTTAACTCAATTTGTCACAGTATTATATTACAGTATTTGCTGTTTATTTACAAGTTTTCATAAACTTAAAGAGAAAACTTTTCGAAAATTCAATAAGGTTTTATTTGGAAACCTACAGACTGTTAAATATTAAAGTTTTTACAGTATATATAATGTATACAACTTGACCAATTATTTCTTATTAATTATAATATAAATGTTATATTTTCTAGAAATAGTTTCGAACGTTATCTTTGAAAAACCATTTATAATTCGGGAGGCTTATAATGTATAAATTAAACAGAAGTCCAGAAAAACAAGGTCTCTATGATCCCTGGTTCGAGCATGATGCTTGTGGTTTAGGGGTTGTAGCCAACATCAAGGGTAAAAAGTCAAATAAAATTTTGAAACAAGCTCTCACAGTACTATGTAATTTAGACCATCGCGGCGGTCAAGGAGCAGATAAAAATACTGGCGATGGTGCCGGAATCTTGTTTCAAATTCCGCATATGTTTTTCCATAAGGAATGTGCCAAACTAGAAATAGAATTACCAAAATCTGAAGAGTACGCTGTAGGTATGCTTTTTCTTCCACCTGATATAGTTGAACGCGAAAATTGCCAACGCCATTTCGAAAGAATTGTTAAAGAAAATGGGCAAATCATTTTAGGTTGGCGTCAAGTTCCAGTTAACTCTACTGTTTTAGGTGAAAAATCGCGAGATAGTCAACCTTATATTGCCCAAGTATTCATTAAAGCAAACGACAGTATTCTAGGAAAATTGCCTATTGACAATAATATTTTTGAAAGAAAACTATACATGATACGACGCGAAGCTGAAAATTATATAAAAAAGGGAAATCTTCGCGGGGGAAATTATTTTTATATAGCAAGTTTATCTTCAAGAACGATTGTCTATAAAGGAATGCTAACCACTCGGCAGTTAGATGAATTTTATATCGATCTATCGGATAATAGTATTTTAACAGCTATGGCACTAGTACACTCTCGTTTCAGCACGAATACTTTTCCAAGTTGGGAGAGAGCACACCCTTATCGCTACCTAATGCATAATGGCGAAATCAACACATTACGGGGTAATATAAATTGGATGCGGGCACGTCAAAGCTTATGTGGTAATAAACTTTGGGGTAAAAATATTAAAAAAATTATGCCCATAATCGATGAAAGCGGTAGCGACTCTGGAATGTTTGATAATTGCTTGGAATTTTTAGTTATGTCAGGCAGAAGTTTACCCCATGCAGTTATGATGATGATTCCTGAACCATGGGTAAATAATCCCCACATCGACGAAGACTTAAAGGCCTTCTTTAACTACCATGATTGTCTAATGGAACCTTGGGATGGCCCAGCAGCTATGGCTTATACTGATGGTAAGACAATTTGCGCAGCCCTTGACCGCAATGGCTTAAGACCTTCTCGTTACTATATTACTAATGATGACATGATTATTCTTGCTTCCGAAGTAGGTGTTGTTGATATCGCTCCTGAAAACATTGTATCTAAAGAGCGACTTCAGCCTGGTAAAATGTTAGTTATCGATACAGTGTTAGGTAAAATTGTTAGCAATGAAGAAATAAAAAAACAGTTAGCAAATGAACAACCCTATAAAAAATGGATTGATGAAAATATGATTCAGCTAGAAGATATTAAGGCTGATACACAATTGCCAAAACCATGTATTGAAACTTTACGGAAAAGACAAATCGCCTTCGGATATACATTGGAAGAAATAAACAAAATTTTAAAACCTATGGCTTTAGAAGCCAATGATCCTACAGCTTCTATGGGTAGTGATATGCCGCTTGCAGTTTTATCACCTAAACCACAACTTCTTTATGATTATTTCAAACAACTTTTTGCACAAGTAACTAATCCACCTATCGATGCTATTCGCGAGAAAATTTACACAGATACCAGCACAACTATTGGGCCCGAAAAAAATCCAATAGATCCCAAACCAGATAGCTGTCGCCAAATAGCTGTGGAATCACCAATTCTTTGTAATGAACAAATGGCAAAATTTAAAAATATTAATGATGTCAACTTAGATGGTTTTAAGTCGATAGTTATACCAACACTTTATAAAGTTGATGGTGGTGGTAAATCCCTAGAGACTGCTTTGCTTGAATTGTGTCAAAAAGCCGACAAATCAATCGCGCTTGGCAAAACTATATTAATACTTTCTGATCGTGGTGTTGATGCTGAACATGCTTCCATTCCTGCTTTATTAGCGGTAGCCTGTTTACATCATCACTTGATAAATAATGCTACAAGACTTCACGCTAGTATTCTTTTAGAGTCTGCAGAACCTAGAGAAGTGCATCATTTTGCACTATTGCTCGGTTATGGAGTTAGTGGTATTAATCCTTATCTAGTATTTGAAACTTTAGACAATATGTGTCAAGCAAATATATTAAAAAATATCGAGTACGAAATAGCTGTTAAAAATTATATTAAAGCTAGTACCAAAGGAATTGCTAAAGTTTTATCAAAAATGGGTATTTCCACCATTCAAAGTTATCGCGGCGCACAAATCTTTGAAGCAATCGGCATCAGTACAAAGGTTATCAATAAATATTTCCATGGGACTCCTTCCAGAATTGAGGGTATCGGTTTGGATGAAATAGCCAAAGAGGTTGCTTTACGTCACGAAAAAGCCTTCAAGAGCGAAGATTACCAAGATTATCTTTATGACTCTGGATCTGCCCATCAATGGCGTAACAACGGTGAAAAACATATTTTCAATCCAGAAACTATTCTTACTTTGCAAGAAGCCTGCCGCACAAATGACTATACTTTATTTAAAAAATTCTCAAGTATGATTAATGAAAGAACTAACAACACGCAGACCTTAAGAAGTTTGCTCGAGTTTTCTCCACAACGTTTACCGATCGATATTGCTGAGGTAGAAAGCATCTCTTCTATTTGCAAAAGATTTAAAAGTGGTGCGATGTCTTATGGTTCATTAAGCCAAGAAGCACATGAGTGTCTAGCACTAGCAATGAACGCTATCGGAGGCAAAAGCAACACAGGCGAAGGCGGCGAACATCCTTCACGTTATCAAAACATTCCAGGCAACAATCGCCGTAGCGCTATTAAACAAGTAGCATCCGGACGTTTTGGAGTAACAAGCAGTTATTTAGTAAATGCCGATGAAATTCAAATAAAAATTGCCCAAGGCGCTAAACCTGGGGAAGGTGGTCAATTACCCGGAACAAAAGTTTATCCATGGATAGCGGAAGCTAGAGGTACAACGGCTGGGGTAGAATTAATTTCACCACCCCCACACCACGATATTTATTCTATAGAAGATTTGGCGGAACTCATTTTCGATTTGAAAAACGCAAATCCTTCGGCCAAAATAAGCGTTAAATTAGTTTCAGAAGTTGGAATCGGCACAATAGCCGCAGGGGTTGCAAAAGCTAATGCTGATACAATTTTAATAAGCGGTTATGATGGCGGCACTGGAGCTTCGCCGCGTACTAGTATTCGTCATGCTGGTTTACCTTGGGAAATAGGTTTAGCAGAAACGCACCAAACTTTATTGTTAAATAATTTGCGCAGTCGTGTACGGCTTGAAACAGACGGAAAACTAATGACAGGCCGCGATGTAATAATTGCCAGTTTATTAGGTGCAGAAGAATTTGGGTTCGCTACCGCTCCACTGATTGTTATGGGCTGCATAATGATGCGCGTTTGCAACTTAAACACTTGTCCGGTAGGAGTGGCCACTCAAGATCCTAAATTAAGAGCAAATTTTAAGGGAAAACCAGAACACGTAATAACCTTTATGCATTTTATTGCCCAAGAGGTACGTGAGTATATGGCAGAACTAGGCTTTAAATCAATAGATGAAATGATTGGAAGAACCGAAGTTTTAGAAGCCAACACCAATAAACATTGGAAAAGTAAAGGTTTAGATCTAAGTTTACTTTTGCATAAACCAGATATTGATAGACATACTATTCAATATTGTGTTTTTGAACAGGACCACGGATTAGAAAAAACTCTCGATTCTCGAGAACTTCTGAATATTTGTAATCCAGCTTTGAAAAACGGTAAAAAAATCAACGTTACTTTGCCAATCAAAAATACTGACCGTGTAGTAGGCACAATGTTAGGTAGTGCTGTAACAAAAAAATATGGTTCTGAAGGCCTGCCCGAAGATACAATACAACTAAAATTCATCGGTTCTGCTGGACAAAGTTTTGGTGCATTTTTACCTAAAGGAATAACGCTTGCCTTAGAAGGAGACGCCAATGATCACGTTGGTAAAGGTCTGTCCGGTGGGAAAATAGCAATTTACCCACCTACTGATGCTAAGTTTATTGCCCGGGAAAACATTATTATCGGCAATGTTGCTTTTTATGGTGCTACTTCAGGTAGAGCTTATATTGCTGGAATAGCTGGCGAGCGCTTTGCTATTCGCAATAGTGGTGCAACTGCAGTAGTTGAAGGAGTCGGCGATCATGGTTGTGAATACATGACTGGCGGCACGGTTGTGATTTTAGGAAAAACAGGTAGAAATTTTGCCGCAGGCATGTCGGGCGGAGTCGCTTACATCTATGATGAAGATAATAGTTTTTCAAATTTATGTAATACTGAGTTGGTTTTACTTGAAAAACTAGAAGATCCTACCGAAAAACTATTAGTACAAAAGCACATTTATCGTCACCAATATTATACTTGTAGCAAAGTTGCCGATGAGCTTTTAGCAAATTGGAGCGAGTGCTCGCAAAAATTTATAAAAGTTATTCCTAAGCGTTATAAAATTATAACAGAAAAAATCGCAACCTATATGGAGGCTGGATTAAGTGAAGAATTGGCAACTATCAGAGTTTTCGAGGAGGCTGGTAAGTAATGGGTAAAGCAACAGGTTTTATAGATACCAAAAGAGAAGATTTAAACAATCGCCCTGTTAAGGAGCGAGTTAAAGATTGGCAAGAAGTCAAACAAGACCATTACAGCAAAGAAATTCTTCAAGCTCAAGCAGGTAGATGCATGGATTGTAGCATTCCTTTTTGTCATACAGGTAGCATAATCAATGATGCTTTAGTTGGTTGTCCGCTACATAATTTAACCCCAGAGTTTAATGAATTCGTCTATCAAGATATCCCAGAGTTTGCTTACATTAGACTTTGTAAAAATAATAACTTCCCTGAGTTTACAGGAAGAGTTTGTCCTGCTCCATGTGAGAGTTCTTGTAGTGCTGGCTTAATTACTGATCCAGTTAGCATAAGAAATATTGAGTTACACATTATCGAAGATGCTTTCAAAAGCGGTTTGGTAAAAGCAACACCGCCACAAGTTCGGACCGGTAAAAAAATTGCTGTAATCGGCTCTGGTCCAGCTGGATTAGCCTGTGCAGATCAGCTAAACAAAAAAGGACATACAGTAACTGTATTTGAACGTGATGATCGCGCTGGCGGTTTATTAATGTACGGAATTCCAAATATGAAGTTAGATAAAAGTATAATCCAAAGACGAATTAATTTGTTAACCGACGAAGGAATAGAATTTGAATTTAATACCGAAATCGGTATTAATATTCCGACAGAAACAATATTGCGCACTTTTGATGCTGTAATAATATGTACCGGCAGTACTATTCCAAGAAAAATGGAGATCCCTGGCTGTGATGCCACAGGTGTATATTTTGCGAAAGATTATTTACACAAAGCCACTAAAAGCTTGCTGGATAGCAATTTCACCGATGGCAACTTCATTGATGCTCGCGATAAAGACGTGATTGTCATCGGTGGTGGCGATACTGGTACAGATTGTGTTGCAACAGCAATTCGCCAAGGTTGCAAAAGCATTAAGCAATTAGAAATCATGCCTTGCCTCCCCAACAGTAGAGCTGCCGATAATCCATGGCCACAGTTTCCTAAAATTCATAAAATCGACTATGGACAACAAGAAGCTTTAGAACTATTCAACAATGATCCTCGAGAATATTGTGTTTTAACTAAAGAATTTATAAAAGATGAAAAAAATATACTCGCCGGAGTAAGAGTTGCGCGAGTAAACTGGATTAAAGAGGCTTGTAAAATGAATTTACAAGAAATAGAAGATACTGAGAAAATATTGCCCGCGCAATTAGTTTTATTGGCAATGGGTTTTATCGGTCCAGAACAAACTATTTTAGATGCCTTTAATCTTGAAAAAACAGTAAGCGGGACTATTGCAACTAAGGAGAATTCTCATCAGACCAGTCATGATAAAATTTTTGTAGCTGGCGATGCTAAAAGAGGTCAAAGTTTAGTTGCTTGGGCAATTATCGAAGGTAGACAAGCAGCACAAGAGTGCCATGAATATCTAAAAACCATAAAATAATTTAAAAAATAATAGAAAAAGCAACAAAGTAAAATTATCTTTGTTGCTTTTTTTATGCTCAAAATGTAAGTAGCTTAATTTCAACCAGCTGGCCAAAGTAGTTCTCTTCCTGCTAATAGGTGTATATGCAAATGCTCTACTGTTTGTCCACCATCTTTCCCTGTGTTAATAACTATTCTAAAACCATTTTCTTCAATGTTAAATTTTTTCGCTATTTCCCTTATTTTAGAAAAAATATTTCCTGCTAACTCGGGAGATATCTCCATAATATTATCTAAATGCAATTTTGGTATTAATAATAAATGCACTGGCGCTTCTGGATTAATATCTGGAATAACGATAATGTTTTCATCCTCATACAACACATTACTCGGAATTTCCCCTGCTACAATTTTACAAAAAACACACATTTAAATCACCTCACAAAATATTTTATTTTAAAACAGCCATTAACCCATCTTTAAAAACATCTTGAGTTATAACTGAATACAACTTGTTTTCTAAATTAACAGAGTCCGAATTTACATATACTCTAATGTAGTTAGAAGTATAACCAGTAAAATATCCATACTTCTGTTGTTCAAACAACACAAATTCCTCTTTATTCTTATTCATGTTTAAAAAACTTTCATGAGACTTTTGGTCTAAAAAAGTTAATTGCTTAACTCTTTGCTGTTTGATTTCTTTAAGAACCTGTTGCGGGTATTTTTCAGCAGGTGTATTTTTACGCCTAGAGAAAGGGAAAATATGAGTCTTAGAAAACTGAAGCTCTTCCATAAATTTATAAGTTTCTTGAAATAAATTTTCTGTTTCCCCTGGAAATCCCGCTATTACATCAGTCGTAATTGCAATTTCTGGCACTTTTTTTCTGATTTTTTCTATTAATATTCGATATTCATCGACTGTATAGGGGCGATTCATTTTTCTCAAAATGCTATCACTGCCAGATTGCAAAGGTAGATGTAAATGTTTGGCTAAACGGCTTTCTGTAGCTAATAGTTCTAACATTTCATCTTCAATTTCTATGCATTCTAATGAACCAAGACGTAGTCTTTCTAGTCCAGGTACAGCTAAAGCAGTTTTCACAGCGTTGACAAGACTTATTTTTTCGCTAAAATCTTTTCCATAGGCCCCTAGATGAATTCCCAATAATACAACTTCTTTATAACCACTAGCTACTAAATTTTCTATTTCTTTTTTTATACTAGTTAGGCTACGAGAGCGTAGTCGTCCCCGCGCATAGGGAATAATACAATAGGTACAAAATTGATTACAACCTTCTTGAATTTTTAAAAATGCTCTAGTTTTTTCCGAATGCATTCCTGTTGGAATATCCTCAAAATTGTGAATCATATTTATGTCACTTACTATATTTAAGGGTTCCGTAGAATTTTCTTGCTGATATTCAACTATAAGCTCAGCTATTTTATGTCTATCCTTATTACCAATAATAAGTGCCACACCAGGAATTCCCTCGACCTCACCAATTGCAGTTTGAGGATAACAACCTGTTACAATTATCATTGCGTTAGGATTTTCACGAATAAATTTTCTAATAGTTTGTCGCGATTTTTGTTGCCCAACATTAGTTACGACACAGGTATTAATAATATAAATATCTGCGCCAGCTTCGGGAGCCACA from Succinispira mobilis DSM 6222 includes:
- the mtaB gene encoding tRNA (N(6)-L-threonylcarbamoyladenosine(37)-C(2))-methylthiotransferase MtaB, giving the protein MKFAIYTLGCKVNQADSQSMQEILIKAGYEFVAPEAGADIYIINTCVVTNVGQQKSRQTIRKFIRENPNAMIIVTGCYPQTAIGEVEGIPGVALIIGNKDRHKIAELIVEYQQENSTEPLNIVSDINMIHNFEDIPTGMHSEKTRAFLKIQEGCNQFCTYCIIPYARGRLRSRSLTSIKKEIENLVASGYKEVVLLGIHLGAYGKDFSEKISLVNAVKTALAVPGLERLRLGSLECIEIEDEMLELLATESRLAKHLHLPLQSGSDSILRKMNRPYTVDEYRILIEKIRKKVPEIAITTDVIAGFPGETENLFQETYKFMEELQFSKTHIFPFSRRKNTPAEKYPQQVLKEIKQQRVKQLTFLDQKSHESFLNMNKNKEEFVLFEQQKYGYFTGYTSNYIRVYVNSDSVNLENKLYSVITQDVFKDGLMAVLK